A region from the Clavibacter sp. A6099 genome encodes:
- a CDS encoding MBL fold metallo-hydrolase gives MRLTKLEHAALVLELSGRKLFIDPGSFTTPITEAMNADAIVITHEHADHWTPEQLKRILDKNEGVPIYAPSGVAAAVADFDVTVVEAGDTIEAGPFTLRFFGGTHAVIHESIPVVDNLGVLVNDTLYYAGDSFTIPEGVEVDLLAAPAGAPWMKISESIDYVLAVKPRRAFPTHEMVLSTAGKAISNGRLQWATEQGGGEFHALEPGDSIDL, from the coding sequence ATGCGATTGACGAAGCTCGAGCACGCCGCCCTGGTCCTGGAACTCTCGGGGCGCAAGCTCTTCATCGACCCGGGCTCCTTCACCACCCCCATCACGGAGGCGATGAACGCCGACGCCATCGTCATCACCCACGAGCACGCGGACCACTGGACCCCGGAGCAGCTCAAGCGGATCCTCGACAAGAACGAGGGCGTGCCCATCTACGCGCCGTCCGGGGTCGCGGCCGCGGTCGCGGACTTCGACGTGACCGTGGTCGAGGCCGGCGACACCATCGAGGCCGGACCCTTCACGCTGCGCTTCTTCGGCGGCACGCACGCCGTGATCCACGAGTCCATCCCCGTGGTCGACAACCTCGGCGTGCTCGTCAACGACACGCTCTACTACGCGGGCGACTCGTTCACCATCCCGGAAGGCGTCGAGGTCGACCTGCTTGCCGCTCCCGCGGGCGCGCCGTGGATGAAGATCAGCGAGTCCATCGACTACGTGCTCGCCGTGAAGCCGCGCCGCGCCTTCCCCACGCACGAGATGGTGCTCTCCACCGCGGGCAAGGCGATCTCGAACGGGCGCCTGCAGTGGGCGACCGAGCAGGGCGGCGGCGAGTTCCACGCCCTCGAGCCCGGCGATAGCATCGACCTCTAG
- a CDS encoding TerC family protein — protein MDVPFWLWAATIAAVLGLLVFDFFAHVRKAHEPTLKESATWSVVYIVIALVFGVGVGVFSNWTFGGEYFAGYVTEKALSVDNLFVFLIIMSSFAVPRAFQQKVLLVGIAIALVMRGIFIAMGSAIIDNFSWVFYLFGALLLVMAYKQMKETHDEDESDSKLIRVLRRFIPTSDHYDGDKLTTRVDGKKLFTPMFLVMLAIGLTDVLFALDSIPAIFGLTQEAYIVFTANAFALLGLRQLYFLISGLLERLVYLSQGLAVILGFIAVKLVLHAMHVNEVPFINGGEPMLWAPEIPIWFSLSFILLTITVATVASLAKTKRDGTAVEGTDSAAAVEGEKSPADADDDAARGSGRSVDVSRDADAPRR, from the coding sequence ATGGATGTCCCCTTCTGGCTCTGGGCCGCGACCATCGCGGCCGTCCTCGGCCTGCTGGTCTTCGACTTCTTCGCGCACGTGCGGAAGGCGCACGAGCCGACGCTCAAGGAGTCCGCGACCTGGTCGGTCGTCTACATCGTCATCGCGCTCGTGTTCGGCGTGGGCGTCGGCGTCTTCTCGAACTGGACCTTCGGCGGCGAGTACTTCGCCGGCTACGTGACGGAGAAGGCGCTGAGCGTCGACAACCTCTTCGTCTTCCTCATCATCATGTCGAGCTTCGCCGTGCCGCGGGCCTTCCAGCAGAAGGTGCTGCTCGTCGGCATCGCCATCGCGCTCGTGATGCGCGGCATCTTCATCGCCATGGGCTCCGCGATCATCGACAACTTCTCCTGGGTCTTCTACCTGTTCGGCGCGCTGCTGCTCGTCATGGCGTACAAGCAGATGAAGGAGACGCACGACGAGGACGAGTCCGACTCGAAGCTCATCCGCGTGCTCCGCCGCTTCATCCCCACCTCGGACCACTACGACGGCGACAAGCTGACGACCCGCGTCGACGGCAAGAAGCTCTTCACCCCGATGTTCCTGGTGATGCTCGCCATCGGCCTCACCGACGTGCTCTTCGCGCTCGACTCCATCCCCGCGATCTTCGGCCTGACGCAGGAGGCGTACATCGTCTTCACCGCCAACGCGTTCGCGCTGCTCGGCCTCCGCCAGCTGTACTTCCTGATCTCCGGGCTGCTCGAGCGCCTCGTGTACCTCTCGCAGGGCCTCGCGGTGATCCTCGGCTTCATCGCGGTGAAGCTCGTGCTGCACGCCATGCACGTGAACGAGGTGCCCTTCATCAACGGCGGCGAGCCGATGCTGTGGGCGCCCGAGATCCCGATCTGGTTCTCGCTGTCGTTCATCCTCCTCACCATCACGGTGGCGACCGTCGCGAGCCTCGCGAAGACCAAGCGCGACGGCACCGCGGTCGAGGGCACCGACTCCGCCGCCGCCGTCGAGGGCGAGAAGTCCCCGGCTGATGCGGACGACGACGCGGCCCGCGGCTCCGGCCGCAGCGTCGACGTCAGCCGCGACGCGGACGCCCCGCGCCGCTAG